A region of Lacinutrix sp. Hel_I_90 DNA encodes the following proteins:
- a CDS encoding nicotinate-nucleotide adenylyltransferase produces the protein MKRIIIGLFIFGLTTQGFAQNPIPLEEVVLVYTNYKYLNSTDAEDLPVAIDELQIKAANFDIKTLDIYQDEYDLYDVYFIIPEGRILATYDNEGNILRTAEKYKGLALPEPVLLSVLKRFPKWSITKEVYLVNYRESEDAKKMYKITLENGDKRIKIKVDDTGVFL, from the coding sequence ATGAAAAGAATAATTATTGGTTTGTTTATTTTTGGTTTAACCACCCAAGGTTTTGCACAAAATCCAATACCGTTAGAAGAAGTTGTTTTAGTCTATACCAATTACAAATACTTGAATAGCACAGATGCTGAAGATTTGCCTGTCGCCATCGATGAACTTCAGATTAAAGCTGCTAATTTTGATATTAAAACCTTGGATATTTACCAAGATGAATACGATTTATACGATGTTTATTTTATTATTCCAGAAGGAAGAATTCTAGCGACTTATGACAATGAAGGTAATATTCTAAGAACAGCTGAAAAATATAAGGGTCTTGCTTTACCGGAACCTGTTTTATTATCTGTTTTAAAAAGATTTCCTAAATGGAGTATAACCAAAGAGGTGTATTTGGTAAACTATCGTGAGTCTGAGGACGCTAAAAAAATGTACAAAATTACTTTAGAGAACGGTGATAAACGCATTAAGATAAAAGTTGATGATACTGGCGTATTTTTATAA
- a CDS encoding pyridoxamine 5'-phosphate oxidase family protein encodes MIQNLVNKESQFILNHNYIGHLGYIYHNRPYVVPITYYFDEKENVIICYSADGHKINAMRKHDFVSLEVAEIESVNHWQSVLVEGNYEELEGSYAKAELHKFSLGVKDVILNKEHRDVDYIAEFSAKIYKDDVPIVFLIRIDEITGKKRRF; translated from the coding sequence ATGATACAAAATTTAGTAAATAAAGAAAGCCAATTCATCCTTAACCATAATTATATAGGCCATTTAGGGTATATTTACCATAATAGGCCTTACGTGGTTCCCATTACTTATTATTTTGATGAAAAAGAAAATGTAATTATTTGTTATTCAGCTGATGGGCATAAGATAAATGCCATGCGGAAACATGACTTTGTGTCTCTTGAAGTAGCAGAGATAGAATCTGTAAACCATTGGCAATCGGTATTGGTGGAAGGAAATTATGAAGAGCTAGAAGGAAGTTATGCAAAAGCAGAATTACATAAGTTTTCTTTAGGTGTTAAAGACGTTATTTTAAATAAAGAACATCGCGATGTAGATTATATCGCTGAGTTTTCTGCAAAAATTTATAAAGACGATGTTCCCATTGTTTTTCTTATTCGAATAGATGAAATAACTGGCAAGAAAAGGCGCTTCTAA
- a CDS encoding RsiV family protein, with protein MKYLYTLVLLILLFNCKNDNSNDPSDAIDPTQELKPLVIDSLQNDSLKITDLDIIPINKLISIELKQKKLIEKKDEREELQKLIIDKKYKIDNEDYTIDFNYPLLNESFKPTHTNFNEFIKEYYVKVAKTEAEILENKLLCDRLLTCDSIEAKNFKEERFIDYKIYNVNNHLVSLLFYKENYYSGAMHPTYSFDCFNFDLKRGVFMNYEDFFIIGSEDELLVLINEKINKKIQRGELYYDCWELSSADFFKHKNNFVLNETYIEFYFDDFIICPSYTGTYSVELPLVDLLSVLKKYESNPLVF; from the coding sequence ATGAAATATCTGTATACCTTAGTGCTACTAATACTACTCTTTAATTGTAAAAATGACAATTCAAATGACCCTAGTGATGCCATTGATCCCACTCAAGAGCTCAAGCCATTAGTAATAGATAGCTTACAAAACGACAGCTTAAAGATAACAGATCTAGATATTATACCTATAAACAAGTTAATTTCTATTGAATTGAAGCAAAAAAAACTCATAGAAAAAAAAGATGAAAGAGAAGAACTTCAAAAATTGATTATTGATAAAAAGTATAAAATAGATAATGAGGACTATACTATTGATTTTAATTATCCGCTACTCAACGAATCTTTTAAACCTACACATACCAATTTTAATGAATTTATTAAAGAATACTACGTAAAGGTTGCTAAAACTGAGGCTGAAATACTAGAAAATAAATTATTATGTGATAGGCTTTTAACCTGTGATAGTATTGAGGCTAAAAACTTTAAGGAAGAACGGTTTATAGATTATAAAATTTATAATGTTAATAATCATCTTGTTAGCTTACTTTTTTACAAAGAGAATTACTATTCAGGAGCCATGCATCCCACTTATTCTTTTGATTGTTTTAACTTCGATTTAAAAAGAGGTGTTTTTATGAACTATGAAGATTTCTTTATTATAGGATCTGAAGATGAATTGTTGGTTCTAATCAATGAAAAAATAAATAAAAAAATACAAAGAGGCGAGTTGTATTATGATTGTTGGGAGTTGTCTTCTGCCGATTTTTTTAAACATAAAAATAATTTCGTGCTTAATGAAACGTATATTGAGTTTTATTTTGATGACTTTATAATTTGCCCATCGTATACAGGTACCTATTCTGTAGAACTACCATTAGTCGATTTGTTATCCGTGCTAAAGAAATACGAATCAAACCCCTTAGTTTTTTAG
- a CDS encoding ABC transporter ATP-binding protein gives MSLQKNIATKSDALNKREIVLEIKDLHKRFGTNKVLNGFNMTLHKGENLVIMGKSGSGKSVMIKCLVGLMEADSGTISLMHKDITKLDQEALDTLRTDIGFLFQGSALYDSMTVRENLEFPLRHQAKKTGIDKDTNALVLDALENVGLAHAIDLMPSELSGGMKRRIALARTLILKPKIILYDEPTSGLDPITSKEIILLMQDIQRKYNTSSLIITHDVDCARVISDRMILLIDGTNYAVGTFAELSCSKDPKVQAFFKH, from the coding sequence ATGAGTCTACAAAAAAACATAGCTACTAAAAGTGATGCTTTAAATAAACGGGAGATTGTTCTTGAAATTAAAGATTTACATAAACGTTTTGGCACTAATAAGGTCCTTAATGGTTTCAACATGACACTACATAAAGGTGAGAACTTGGTGATTATGGGGAAATCAGGGTCTGGAAAATCGGTAATGATTAAATGCCTTGTTGGTTTAATGGAAGCCGATAGTGGTACAATTTCGCTAATGCATAAAGACATAACAAAATTAGATCAAGAGGCTTTAGACACACTACGCACAGATATTGGGTTTTTATTTCAAGGCAGTGCATTGTATGATTCTATGACGGTACGGGAAAATTTAGAATTTCCATTACGACATCAGGCAAAAAAAACGGGTATTGATAAAGACACAAATGCACTAGTTCTTGATGCTTTAGAAAATGTAGGTTTAGCTCATGCAATAGACTTAATGCCCTCAGAATTATCTGGAGGCATGAAACGTCGGATAGCCCTAGCACGAACGCTAATTTTAAAACCAAAAATCATTTTGTACGACGAACCTACAAGCGGGTTAGACCCAATAACATCGAAAGAAATAATCTTATTAATGCAAGATATTCAAAGAAAATACAATACGTCCTCCCTCATAATCACTCATGATGTGGATTGCGCGCGAGTGATTTCAGACCGCATGATATTACTTATAGACGGCACTAATTATGCTGTTGGCACATTTGCAGAATTATCATGCTCTAAAGATCCAAAAGTCCAAGCTTTTTTTAAACATTAA
- a CDS encoding 2-hydroxyacid dehydrogenase, whose amino-acid sequence MKVIIYSTKDFEIPYIERANKKKHKLTFVSEALNSKTALKAVGYDAVSIFSGDQASIITLDKLKDFGIKYIALRSAGYDNVNLNTAARLNIKVANVPSYSPYAIAEHAVSLLLALNRKLIESNERVEHFNFDLNHLIGYDLNNKTIGIIGTGRIGSIMAKIMHGFGCNLLGCDIEENKELVDKYGLTYVALNTLCKQADIISIHVPLNGDTHYLINEALIEKMKKGVTIINTARGAVINTEDIITGLENGTIGALGIDVYENEQDLFFKDHSHEIVNDDNIIKLNAMPNVLITGHHAFLTDEALTNIAETVIYNLDCWGDNKNTENELTNIITKVTPT is encoded by the coding sequence ATGAAAGTCATTATTTACAGTACAAAAGATTTTGAGATCCCTTATATTGAGCGTGCTAATAAGAAAAAACACAAATTAACTTTTGTGAGCGAAGCATTAAACTCTAAAACAGCCTTAAAAGCTGTTGGCTATGACGCGGTTTCCATTTTTTCTGGAGATCAGGCTTCTATAATAACCTTAGACAAATTAAAAGATTTTGGGATAAAATATATTGCGTTACGATCTGCTGGTTATGACAACGTAAACTTAAATACTGCAGCACGCTTAAATATTAAAGTAGCAAATGTACCAAGCTATTCACCTTATGCCATTGCTGAACACGCCGTGAGTTTACTTTTAGCGTTAAACAGGAAATTGATAGAATCTAACGAACGTGTAGAACACTTCAACTTTGATTTAAACCATCTCATTGGCTACGATTTAAATAATAAAACGATAGGTATCATTGGCACAGGCAGAATAGGCTCGATAATGGCAAAAATAATGCATGGTTTCGGCTGCAATTTATTAGGCTGTGATATTGAAGAAAACAAAGAATTAGTAGATAAATATGGTTTGACTTATGTGGCTTTGAATACCCTTTGCAAACAAGCAGATATTATTTCAATTCATGTTCCCTTGAATGGTGATACGCACTATTTAATTAATGAAGCATTAATTGAAAAAATGAAAAAAGGCGTTACTATTATAAATACCGCAAGAGGCGCAGTTATTAACACTGAAGATATTATAACAGGATTAGAAAATGGTACGATTGGCGCTCTAGGAATAGATGTTTATGAAAATGAGCAAGACCTCTTTTTTAAGGATCATTCTCATGAAATTGTTAATGATGACAATATCATTAAATTGAACGCTATGCCCAATGTGCTCATAACAGGTCATCATGCTTTTTTAACAGACGAAGCACTAACAAATATAGCAGAAACAGTGATTTATAATTTAGACTGTTGGGGTGATAATAAAAATACAGAAAATGAATTAACAAATATTATAACCAAAGTAACTCCTACTTAG
- a CDS encoding triple tyrosine motif-containing protein — MIFTKNILFKALLTLVLFIFFAPLFAQELPPINVFTPQQYGAENQNWAISQSDENYIYVANNLGLLEYNGASWRLYNSPNETIIRSVKAIDDKIYTGCYMEFGFWKKDVFGTLKYDSLSKFLKTPLIEDEQFWQIINVENWILFRSLNRVYIYNTESETFKIIESETTITKMFKVDDTIYFQSINKGIYKIQNGKAVLFLENNILKKEPIINMFKEEDVFVFLTQESGFYRMKNQVVKPWINKTNDILSKYTVYSGIKLKDDNYALGTISNGLIQVDTHGEVIQEINQTNGLLNNTVLALFEDKDLNLWLALDNGINCINSKSPIKIFNDEKGNLGTIYTSAIYHDKLYLGTNQGLFFKTIDSNDAFEFVKGTKGQVWCLVELKKRLFCGHNSGTFVIENGKAEKIAEIQGTWSIKPIKGNEDLLLQGNYNGLNILERQKDGWRFKNKIEGFDISSRFFELINSHEVIMSHEYKGIFNVEINEAYTKATNVTKDTVMKELHSSLFKYDEAIYYAFNKGVFKYNKEYKSFEKDSIFSQVYDAENYVSGKLIVDKQTGYLWSFSRHDINYITPGKLSKIPIIKRIPISNALRKGVPSYENILNLGNKKYLFGTSSGYIIIDLNAIKEKSYNIYINSVVSNAVDGPSNKLNITEVADLENKQNNILFEYSVPEFDKFQNVEYQHQLEGIYNQWSDWSSSSNELFKNLPSGTYNFKVRGRIGGNSTSNIATYTFEIQKPWYLSNLIVALYIIGGLLLLLFTHHLYKTYYKKQREALLKKTKQELEHRELENAQQLMQFKNEKLQRDIENKSRELAISTMSLIKKNEFLNDIKKELNSAKIDANLNPVIKIIDKNINNTDDWKLFQEAFNNADKDFLKKVKSKHPKLTPNDLRLCAYLRLNLSSKEIAPLLNISPRSVEVKRYRLRKKMDLPHETSLTNYILDL, encoded by the coding sequence ATGATATTTACGAAGAACATTTTATTTAAAGCCTTGCTTACACTGGTTTTGTTTATTTTTTTTGCACCACTTTTTGCGCAAGAATTACCTCCTATAAATGTTTTTACACCACAACAGTATGGGGCAGAAAATCAAAATTGGGCAATATCGCAATCTGATGAAAATTATATTTATGTAGCCAATAACTTAGGCTTGTTGGAATACAATGGCGCCAGTTGGAGACTTTATAATTCGCCAAATGAAACCATTATCAGATCGGTTAAAGCTATTGATGACAAGATTTATACTGGCTGTTATATGGAGTTTGGCTTCTGGAAAAAAGATGTGTTTGGTACTTTAAAATACGATTCACTGTCAAAATTTCTTAAAACACCGCTCATTGAGGATGAGCAATTTTGGCAAATTATAAACGTGGAAAACTGGATTCTATTTCGATCTCTAAATAGAGTTTATATTTATAATACAGAAAGTGAAACCTTTAAAATCATTGAATCTGAAACAACTATTACCAAGATGTTTAAAGTAGATGATACGATTTATTTTCAATCTATCAATAAAGGTATTTATAAAATACAAAACGGTAAAGCGGTACTGTTCTTAGAGAATAATATTTTAAAAAAGGAACCCATCATTAATATGTTTAAAGAAGAAGACGTATTTGTGTTTTTAACACAAGAAAGTGGGTTTTATCGTATGAAGAATCAGGTTGTTAAGCCTTGGATTAATAAAACAAACGATATACTATCAAAGTATACAGTCTATAGTGGAATTAAACTTAAAGATGATAACTATGCTTTAGGTACGATTTCAAATGGATTAATTCAGGTCGATACCCATGGCGAAGTTATTCAAGAAATTAATCAAACGAATGGCCTTTTAAATAATACAGTATTAGCACTTTTTGAAGATAAAGATCTTAATCTTTGGTTAGCACTGGATAATGGAATTAATTGTATTAATAGCAAGTCTCCAATTAAAATTTTTAATGACGAAAAAGGAAATTTGGGTACAATATACACGTCTGCCATTTATCATGATAAATTATATTTAGGAACAAACCAAGGGCTGTTTTTTAAGACAATAGATTCTAATGATGCTTTTGAATTTGTTAAAGGCACGAAAGGTCAAGTTTGGTGTTTAGTTGAATTAAAAAAGCGCTTATTCTGCGGACATAATTCTGGAACTTTTGTAATTGAAAATGGAAAAGCAGAAAAAATAGCAGAGATTCAGGGCACTTGGTCTATTAAACCAATAAAAGGGAATGAAGACCTATTGCTGCAAGGTAATTACAATGGGCTTAATATATTGGAAAGACAAAAGGATGGTTGGCGTTTTAAAAATAAAATTGAAGGTTTTGATATTTCCTCACGATTCTTTGAGCTGATTAATAGTCACGAAGTAATCATGAGTCATGAATATAAAGGCATCTTTAATGTTGAAATAAATGAGGCTTATACTAAAGCGACAAATGTGACGAAAGATACTGTCATGAAAGAATTACACTCCAGTTTGTTTAAGTACGACGAAGCGATTTACTATGCTTTTAATAAGGGCGTTTTTAAATATAATAAGGAATACAAAAGTTTCGAAAAGGATTCGATATTTAGTCAGGTTTATGATGCAGAAAACTATGTTTCAGGGAAACTAATTGTAGATAAGCAAACAGGTTATTTATGGAGCTTTTCTAGGCATGATATTAACTACATTACACCAGGAAAACTCAGTAAAATACCAATAATAAAAAGAATCCCCATTTCTAATGCGCTTAGAAAAGGCGTTCCAAGCTATGAAAACATATTAAATCTTGGTAACAAGAAATATTTGTTCGGGACTTCATCAGGATACATCATTATAGATCTAAATGCCATTAAGGAAAAATCATATAATATTTATATTAATAGTGTCGTTTCTAATGCGGTAGATGGACCATCAAATAAACTTAATATAACTGAGGTTGCAGATTTAGAAAACAAACAGAACAATATTCTTTTTGAATACAGTGTGCCCGAATTTGATAAATTCCAAAATGTTGAATATCAACATCAACTGGAAGGTATTTATAACCAGTGGAGTGATTGGTCTTCCAGTTCAAATGAGTTATTTAAGAATTTACCATCTGGTACTTATAACTTTAAAGTAAGAGGTAGAATAGGAGGTAATAGCACTTCCAATATTGCTACTTATACATTTGAAATACAAAAACCATGGTATTTATCAAATTTGATAGTAGCACTTTATATTATTGGAGGACTTTTATTGCTCTTGTTTACACATCATCTCTATAAAACCTATTATAAAAAACAGAGGGAGGCTTTATTAAAGAAAACAAAACAAGAATTAGAACATAGAGAATTAGAAAACGCTCAGCAATTAATGCAGTTTAAAAACGAAAAATTGCAGCGGGATATAGAAAATAAAAGTCGAGAACTTGCTATCTCTACAATGAGTTTAATTAAAAAAAATGAATTTCTTAATGATATAAAAAAGGAATTAAATAGTGCGAAAATTGATGCGAACCTTAATCCGGTAATTAAGATTATTGATAAAAACATTAACAATACAGACGATTGGAAATTGTTTCAAGAAGCCTTCAATAATGCTGATAAAGATTTTTTAAAGAAAGTAAAGTCTAAACACCCAAAACTCACTCCTAACGATTTAAGATTGTGCGCCTACCTTAGGTTAAACTTGTCTTCTAAAGAAATTGCACCACTTTTAAATATTTCTCCTAGAAGTGTAGAAGTTAAACGCTATCGTTTGCGTAAAAAAATGGATTTACCTCACGAGACTAGTTTAACAAACTACATCTTAGACTTGTAG
- a CDS encoding MlaD family protein has protein sequence MKTTNSQKLNLGLFVIIGTLLFIVGIYFIGQKDNLFKETFSINANFKNVNGLQKGNNVRYSGINIGTVKAITMVNDSAIKVDMAIDEELVIHIKKNAIATIGSDGLVGNMIINIVPGKGNAKAIANGDTIKSYSKIGTDDILSTLSVTGENTAILTAKLLKITEALAEGKGTLGILLNDTIMANDLRLSIKSLKRASYGATTTINELNGTIKAIQTNDETILGVLLHDTLTGKKLKTIVSNLETSSTQVETVVSNIKGIVTDLDSDKGALSYIINDTVLVHDLKSTIKNITEGTDKFNQNMEALKHNFLTRGYFRKLERQEKRALKKDAN, from the coding sequence ATGAAGACGACGAACTCACAGAAATTAAATTTAGGCCTTTTTGTCATTATAGGCACTCTCCTATTTATAGTTGGTATTTATTTTATTGGACAAAAAGACAATTTGTTTAAAGAAACGTTTAGCATCAATGCTAATTTCAAAAATGTGAATGGTTTACAAAAAGGAAATAATGTACGCTATTCTGGAATAAATATAGGGACGGTAAAAGCAATAACCATGGTAAATGATTCTGCTATAAAAGTAGATATGGCTATTGACGAAGAACTGGTAATTCACATAAAAAAAAATGCTATCGCCACTATTGGTTCTGATGGCTTAGTAGGTAATATGATTATAAATATAGTTCCAGGAAAAGGTAATGCAAAAGCGATAGCTAATGGAGATACCATAAAATCTTATAGTAAGATTGGAACAGATGATATTTTAAGCACACTGAGCGTTACAGGAGAAAACACAGCCATTTTGACAGCGAAATTGCTTAAAATCACCGAAGCTTTAGCCGAAGGAAAAGGAACCTTAGGGATTTTATTAAATGACACTATTATGGCTAATGATTTAAGATTATCCATTAAGAGCTTAAAGCGTGCTAGCTATGGTGCTACGACAACGATTAATGAATTAAATGGTACTATAAAAGCAATACAAACCAATGATGAAACCATTCTAGGTGTGCTGCTACATGACACGCTTACTGGTAAGAAATTAAAAACTATTGTTAGTAATCTAGAAACATCAAGTACCCAAGTTGAAACGGTTGTTAGCAATATTAAGGGTATTGTAACTGATTTAGATTCTGATAAAGGTGCTTTAAGTTACATTATAAATGATACCGTTTTAGTCCATGATTTAAAATCGACCATAAAAAACATTACTGAAGGCACAGATAAGTTTAATCAAAATATGGAAGCCTTAAAACATAATTTTTTAACTCGAGGTTATTTTAGGAAATTAGAACGGCAGGAAAAAAGGGCGCTTAAAAAAGATGCTAACTAA
- a CDS encoding ABC transporter permease yields the protein MPYTNKIITRLNSFFIEIGALSYFTGRFFKELFKRPFEFKEIMRQAYNMGNQSLLLVGITGFIIGLVLTLQTRPTLMEFGAVSWMPSMVGISIVREIGPIITALVCAGKIGSGIGAELGSMRVTEQIDAMEVSGTNPFKYLVVTRVLAITLMLPLLVIIGDAVALYGSYLVENVKGDVSFHLYFSQVFESLEFGDIIPATIKTFFFGLAIGLVGCFKGYYCEKGTVGVGVAANSAVVFTSLLLFIIDFIAVFVTDIFYDI from the coding sequence ATGCCGTATACAAATAAAATAATAACCAGACTAAACTCTTTTTTTATAGAAATAGGTGCCCTCTCTTATTTTACAGGTCGGTTTTTTAAGGAACTTTTTAAGCGTCCTTTTGAATTTAAAGAGATAATGCGACAAGCCTATAATATGGGTAACCAATCTCTTTTACTGGTTGGCATTACAGGTTTTATAATCGGTTTGGTTCTTACCTTACAAACCAGACCTACGTTAATGGAGTTTGGCGCCGTATCATGGATGCCTTCTATGGTAGGCATTTCCATTGTTAGGGAAATAGGACCGATTATTACCGCTTTGGTTTGTGCTGGAAAAATCGGTTCTGGAATTGGTGCTGAACTGGGTTCCATGAGGGTTACAGAACAAATTGATGCCATGGAAGTTTCTGGCACCAACCCTTTTAAATATCTGGTAGTTACGCGAGTACTCGCCATTACTTTAATGCTACCCTTGCTAGTTATTATTGGTGATGCTGTTGCCTTGTATGGCTCTTATTTGGTAGAAAATGTAAAAGGTGATGTCTCGTTTCACTTGTATTTTAGTCAAGTTTTTGAGTCTTTAGAGTTTGGAGACATTATACCGGCGACTATTAAAACATTTTTCTTTGGTCTTGCTATTGGATTGGTGGGTTGCTTTAAAGGTTATTATTGTGAAAAAGGAACTGTAGGTGTTGGCGTAGCTGCTAACTCTGCTGTTGTTTTCACCTCGCTACTACTCTTTATTATTGACTTTATTGCTGTTTTTGTAACTGACATTTTTTATGATATATGA
- a CDS encoding patatin-like phospholipase family protein, which yields MKIGLALSGGGIRGAAHIGAIKALEEHNITITHIAGTSAGAVVGALYAYGYTWEEMLVFFNKIELFSIKTYALNKPGFIDPEKYYSFFKGYFPEDNFNTLKRELSITTTNILEGKLEVFKTGELIKPILASSAFPGVFSPMHINDKLYVDGGVLNNFPVELLTEKCDKIIGVYVNHFGTIKEHDLKHFHNIIERAINVRIAKDDIKKFADCDLVIAPKILNQYGLFDKKNSDVIFKIGYNSMSDAITNLRLKTKEELGVV from the coding sequence GTGAAAATAGGTTTAGCACTTTCTGGAGGAGGAATAAGAGGCGCCGCTCATATTGGTGCTATTAAGGCATTAGAAGAACATAATATAACGATTACACATATAGCGGGCACCAGTGCTGGAGCGGTTGTAGGTGCTTTATATGCCTATGGCTATACCTGGGAAGAAATGCTTGTTTTTTTTAATAAGATTGAACTTTTTAGTATTAAAACGTATGCACTAAATAAACCTGGTTTTATAGATCCTGAAAAGTATTACTCTTTTTTTAAAGGTTACTTTCCAGAAGATAATTTTAATACGCTTAAAAGAGAGTTATCTATTACAACGACTAATATTTTAGAGGGCAAATTAGAAGTGTTCAAAACAGGGGAGCTCATTAAACCTATTTTGGCATCTTCTGCTTTTCCAGGTGTTTTTTCTCCAATGCATATTAATGACAAGCTTTACGTCGATGGAGGTGTTTTAAATAATTTTCCTGTGGAATTATTAACAGAAAAGTGTGATAAAATTATAGGAGTTTATGTTAATCATTTTGGAACAATAAAAGAGCATGATCTCAAGCATTTCCATAACATTATTGAAAGAGCAATCAATGTAAGAATAGCTAAGGATGATATTAAAAAATTCGCTGATTGCGATTTAGTAATAGCTCCGAAAATCCTAAATCAGTACGGTCTTTTTGATAAGAAAAATAGTGATGTTATTTTTAAAATAGGTTATAACAGTATGAGTGATGCGATAACTAATTTGAGGTTGAAAACTAAAGAAGAATTAGGGGTTGTTTAG